The Pieris rapae chromosome 13, ilPieRapa1.1, whole genome shotgun sequence genomic sequence ATATTGTCGGGCAACCAATTGTAGGTAAGTTCTATTCTAGACACCTAAGTCTATATAAGTTCTATTCTAGAATCCCAAGCAAATGTCACACGATGTTTACCATTGATTTACAGGACTTCATACAAATATCAGTATTGATAGATACATATCGCATACCGTACGAACTTTGAAAGCCAAAAGCATAGATCTACTTAGGTTTAATCTTTAGGGATATAAACCTGCCTCAAAGGTGAtttgtttcttaaataaaatattctctttCGCCAACTTTTCAAGCTTTTCCACTGAGCGAGAGATCAAACCAACAAATCTTCGGTCGAGCGAAACTGATTTTCCGAACATACGAATTCGAAACAATGTtatgtttaagaaaattaaatttacccTCTTCGctttttgttagtttttcaGCATCGAACctaattctttatatattatataggttaaataatattataatttttaaatattataaaacaataatttcactgaaaaaaaaacattttgttttatccaTATCTGTTTAACACGgataattttgtgttttttttaatattcgaaATGTAACCATGCTTCGGTTctcataaacaatattattcagTGAAAATATTAAGTGTTAATGAGCAACGATGCATCATAAACATCGTCActcaaaaatcataataagaTTGAGGTATTGAATCATTTTAGgccattaataaataaggaaaatgGCAAACAATCAACTAAGAacgtaacaataaaaatctcaATTATTGTGAATCAGAATTATGGAACGCAAGACCTCATTTCTATGAAGAGAATGTAGGTCatgtttaaactttataattaatttgaatttgtcaataataacttaatagaACTGTACAATCATGTACGAAgtgatttatgaatatatttttgcgaTAATTCCATTATCAAAGAATGAAGTTTCTATCGTAAATGTCATGTTCTGCACATGATATctcatgtataaataaaaatattgaaaaagcagcaacacaataaaaaaataagatattgGCTTTCCTATACCAAAGAGCGCTTGACAGGTCCTCTTCTTTAATCTTAGGACATATTAGTGAGCCACGCGATACAACAACTtagttgttatattttttttaatataattgatacaATTAACTATACATTGCAACTGTACTTTACATTACTCATGCcctaatattgtttaatacttGAACGCGAATTATACGCAAACTGCGTTTGAGTAGCACGCATTAATCATAATTGTCGCACATGAATCGAATCGACTTGACAATTGAAAATTACCCGATAACAGATGTGCACACGCAACATCCTGCACTTTTAACATTTGAACGCGCTACGCTGTTACTGTTACACAGTGCAGATTCCTATCGAAGCCGCGACAGCCGAaacaatgtacaaaaaaatattaatttcacttTTATATTGCCACATAGTTTCATCACAAATAAATGGTGAATTCTGGTGGTTGCATGAAAAGGTGGCCCAATTGCAGAATATAGCGCCACCACAACCAAAGTTCGAAGATATTAGTGAATTCGAAACGGATGAGAGCGCTAAAGTTGTTTTTCGAGATCATTTCGATACAGTCAAAGGCAAGAGTGAGAGTAATTTGAAAGGAAGTGAGAATGACAACTCATTCtctatttatttcaaagataAATCTGCCTTGGGAATGCCAAATCAAGAAAACGATTTGAATAAGGATAAACTCATCAATACGGAAAGTGACCAGCCAAAAAATGCTAGTTCTTTTGTATCATTTACTGATCCAACGGCTAGTAGTGCTATGCCAAAAACTGAGGACGTCTTGAACTTTGTTTTTCCGGATGAGAATGATAATGACttagaagaaaataataataagattaaaaacCATGAAACTAAATTACAAGAAAGTGCCAAAGACGCCATAAATATACCGAAATCCATTGTAACCGGAGCAGTGAATAAAATACAGGACAGTGAAAGtatttgtacatttattaaagcaataaattgtAGGAACAGTCATGGTATTCCATATTCTTTTAATGGTCGGTAAgcaatcattaaataaatcatatagggtattttatatttatcatatttcatctttttaattcaaatgacaattatttgttattcttACAGGCCACTTTCAGGTtcacaatacatacataacgAGTTAATAGTTTGTTGTATAATGCCCTTAAAAACATATGATAAATCAGAAATATATTTCCCCGATTCCACGAAGCATCACAGGCGATTCCGTAGGTCTGATAACAACGAACGTGAAAACCCGGCTATGAGGCAAAGAAATGCTTTATTGAAGCGTAAATATCAGTTACAAACTTCAGAAGCAAAAATGTCTACAACTACATCCCCAGCGATAACCCAGCGAATAGTTACTCCAGAAGATAATTTTGATCCGTATTGgaatataaagaatttaaaatttagaaaaccTTCTTCTCCCGAAAGCATCAGTGCCCAAAACAGTGACTCAAACTTTGATTATAGTAACGAAGAGTACGCAGATGAAGTACCACAACCAGGTGGGTTGATAGGCTCAGAGCATAATAGGGGATGGACACTTATCAAACCTACTggtggatatttttttagtggCTCAGATGAAGTTAGTCAAGAAGGCGAAGATTCTTTCGGCTATTCTACAATAGATCCAAGACTAGGTGagctaataattaaaaaaaatatttaaaatcttggaaattaatgtatttgttttgatataGTTGTATTTACTTTAAGCTGTTTTAAAAGTCCACATGCCATTCTCTCTTCataaaaatcgttttatttttaaatatatattttcaagtaaaagtaaataatttaatttaatatgtacagGACGTCCAATGGCGATATCTGAAAGTAGACTAAAACCGTACAAAATTACTCCTGCCGGGGAGAATTCTGGGAGCAGTGTCGTCAGTTTCAGTTCTAAGCCAGACTTTCAAGTTTTACATGGTTTCAAATTACTTAACTTAGTACCGAATAAAACTAGATTTGTACGCAAAACGACTCAGAGTGAATTTCAGAACGATAAGTCGATGGAAATAAACCCATATAAAGCTGCACCCAGTCTAATGGTAGACTATGAGGAGTATGTTGACATGGATGAACAAGTTTATAGGAACTGTGGAAAAAGTTCAAACAATGTTTATGATACTGGTacgtaaagttttatttagccaaaatatttaaatttcagaagCTTCATCTTTaagttttgtatgtttttacgTAGGTATCCGCGTTGCTAGTTCTTTAAAGTTGCTTACTCTTGGTAATACCAGCAAATTGTACCGCACCAAACTACTTACATTACTGTTTCGCTATGCTTGAGTAGAGCTTTTGGTTGTAGCTATAGCATACAATGTagtgaaacatattttttagaaaaagagCTGAATGAAGTCGGTAAAGGTTCTACTCCTTGGTTGGTCTTGGTCGTCTTAACAAGGAGCCGCCAAAGTATCCTTTGCTATGCAACTTTGGTTCACCCGCGCGCTGCCGTCACAGCCGCAGATTGTGTTCATGGGTACGGTTCTTTTttctcattatattataaaagaaacagaTAGAACATTAGACAGGCTAATACTTACGTACTATTAACTGAAAAGTATTGTTTATGTAATCTTTACCTTATGAAAgttgtaacaaaataataaatataagtaggaATCTAGGTATAAAcagttaaatagttttataattgaatcaataaatttattacagaacATCAGCaggtgaaataaatataatagctGGTATATTTGACCTGTCCGACGATAATACTCCATCTCAACATCGCGttacaaatgtaataactCACCCGCAGTATAAACCTGGACAACTAAATCATAATTTAGCTGTTTTAGTACGTATCATGTTTTATATCTCAAAAGTATTCCAACACTGGTTAAAAGTATAGAACAACTTAGGCTTTGGCTTTGGCTTTGCAGGCAACCATAAGTTAGTCTTACGGTgccaataatatttaaatcacaaaTCTATCCCGTCGCCAaaccagttttttttttttttcaaaatattttgtatatttttagcatTGGACTCGATCATTGATCTTGGGAAGCCTCGTACAACCCGCTTGCATGTCAGATCCTTACCTCGGTGATGAGTGCTACTTTGTAGGTTGGGGCGGCTACGATGAAGGTTTGAAAATcacttattacatttattataaacgtctactaaaatattttttttataattgatacaagtattaaataattactttctaCATCAGTCTAATTAAAgctttataaacaaattatttatttcattttaaaattataatattgcgCTATTAAGCTTGTACCGGTTCATCGATTTTTAATCTGGTAATCTGGGAACTTGCCATTTGTTTTGGAAATGCAACCTGCAAGGcgtgtttatataattttaccagAACTGACAGTTGTTAAACATTCTGGCCATAAATGctgttacatattattttacgttttaattattttgaatttggaacacgtaggaatattattttaaaaacatatttccaTTTTGCgccatttcacatattttttcacgctcattatcaaattacaatacCGAATGTGGTGTTAAAAAAGTGTGTATGGAGCCGTCGGTTTTATTCCAGACACTTCAAAAGCTTGGTATCAGCCGTATGTTCGTATACCGTACTATTAACAGATACAACAACACTTCTGTTCGTCTGTCGAAACCAGAAAAGATCAGGGCACGTTCGTGCTGTTAGAAATCTAACAGCACGAacatttacaattacaaaGTCCTTTCGGgaatttgtaaatacaaattcCCGCAAGGACGCGTATTATACAACAAGACCTGAAGCTTGGCGCTTATCATCGATGTCCTGTAGGATATGccctaaattaatatttacacttaAAGAGTGGATCGATCAAAACGCCTTCTGTCGTAGTTGAAAAGCACAGCAATATAATAATCGATAGAAAAAGTTTCACGATCGGAGAACAAAACGATAAAATGTACGCTCACAGTGCTAAAGCTCTAGTGGTCGGAAAAGTATAACAAGATCATCATCTTGCGTTAGTGATGGTTTGGTGGGGCGTGTCTTATCAACGAGTCAAAACAACagtttttgtgaaaaaaaattaaaacttcagCTAAAGTGTATCAAGACAACTTGAAACATGCTGTAAAACCTCTCAGCTatacacttttaaaaaatataccgtGGACTTTCCAGCATAATCCTGCACCTGGTCACAAGGCACGAACTAGCCAAGCCTGACTTGAAACCAACGTTCCAGAATTTATAAGAGCTGAAGACTGGCCCCCATCTAGCCCAGACCTCAACCCTTTAGACTTCAAATTATGTTCACTTTTAGAGGACATGACCGGTTCATCAATCAGTGGCAAAATGTCCCTACGAACCAGTGCGGCATGTATAAGCTAGGTTGTGATAtcgaatagaatattttattttttatttttctgagacataaatttaaatttgtacataacgaataaattctaataaaacaatattgcttcatttaaaaaacagaagtaaTGGCTGGAGTAGGAAGGTCAATAAAGAAGTATATTTAACTCTGGAAATGGGACCAATACAATCGATTCGACAGATTTCTCCGTGTACCAACTCTGTttaggtatttaattatacaataattgttttaggGATTCGACAAAGGCCGCGTTGGCAGCGAGCGACAATTCTCTCACCGAAAGTGTGCAACGTGCGTCTCAACAAACTTGATGTGAAGCTACCGACTGACGCCTTTTGTGCCTCGGTGAAGACACGGGGGTCTGTGGTAATtcatttcacattaaaaataacatgtgCCGTCTGAAGTCTGTAAAACCCCACTGGGACATTGCGCACACGCGTTTTTGCTTCCTTCGTGAAATAATTGCTCGTTTTTGTTGTCTGCGCATGACTGTATCGTCCGTTcagatattattaaacacgGTATtgctttagatttttttttaaattacagacCGGCGTTGGAGGTCCGCTATTATGTACGAGCGGTGACCGTCAATCCGTAGTGGGAGTGGCCGTCTGGCGAGACGGGCTCATTCTCACGGCACCCGTTCTGGAATGGGCGGCTGGAGCAGTTCGAGACATGCTgaactaatttatttctttgggatacaaaataataaaacacaaatagaTTTAAGAAGATTTATTTAGAACCTTCGAAACATGTTTCTTCGTGAGCGACGTCTACGtcactaatataaatattacaatacgaATTTAGCTATCAGAGtaacattcaaataaataaaatcataagaaCGCTAGAGGCATTTCACTTAGGAACTAAAACTACGAAGGAATCGGAACGTCGAGATCGGAGCCGGAGCTACCTCTCACTTAGATATTTGGCAAAATTAACTGAATCGGGCGTCGATTAAAGTccaccaaaaataaattatctatacGCATTTATATGATACATATTAATCCTAAGGTTCGCGAAATCTTTGGTCTCGAACTTGAGTTTGGGATTAATTAGACGTAATGTCTTCTAGTCAACAGCCGCGTCACGAAATGAGCGATTAACCCTAATTGTACTAAACTCCTCTAGAAGAGAATCGAATCGCCCGACGATCGAACTAAAACTAGTTAAACTATAATACTTTTACGCGACTGGTGTCGTTCTGTGGATAAGAAGACCCGGTAAAGATTCacaaatttcttttaatcaCAACGGCCACCGAGGcctaatatttacatacacaGGTGACGGACAGACttatcgaaaaataaaaataaaaaaatcactataaattttagaaccaaaatgtcaaaataactGCTCCATCAgaagtaaaacatataatttccaaaaagtCTGCCAATTTCTTGGTTCACGAGATCACAAAATCACCCTCACGCGATCACCAGAGGCTCGTCGTCGGAGAATCCGTGGATGGGAGGCACGTCGTCGTCTTCTGccagaataataataataataattattgcttcTGTGAGATCTATCGGTCGCTTGGATTATTGCGCGTATATTAAACTGACCGTGGTCGATGGTGGCCTGCCCCCGGCGGCTGTCGTAGCGGGGCGTGGCAGCCAAGCGGAGGAAGGACCGGTTGAGCCTTCGGTTGCGCAGCAGCACGTGCAGCAGAGCTCCGCCCAGCGCCAGAGCCGCCGCACAGGCCCCGGCCACGCCCCACCACACGGCGCCCGAGGCCGTCGAGAGCCCCTCGGCCTCGGCGCCTGAAGGACAACATTTACGTATTGGACGTTTCCACATTCTCTGATATGCTGAAAATTAACTACTTCGAAAGCTCGGGGATGACTCACCCAGCATCTCGATGGTCTGCACCTCGCTGAGGTCGCTGTAGTATCCGTCGACGACGGTGCGAACGCCCGCGTACAGGGGCCCGGCGGTCCCCACGGGGACGCTCACGAGGAAGGGGGAGAACTCGGTCTCGGCCGTCAACATGTCCTCGGTCGGCCGGAGCAGGTCCTCGGGAATCTCCTTGCTCGAGACGACCACTTGGTACTTCGGTCTGGAAGGATAGGAACCACTACCGACACTGGAAATGAAGCGGCGCCAAAGGAACGCACGAAGAGCACGGAAGAGCATGAGGGAATATTTAAAGACATACTTGAGGGCGTCGTCGTGCTCGGGATGGTCCCAGGACATCATGACGTGGCCGTTGGGCGAGAGCCAGGCCAGCACCCGGCGAGGAGGCGCCAGCTCCCCGCTGCGGGTCTCCGCGCACGAGTCGCGGGAGCCCTTCGCCGCCGTCTGAGGACACGCACTCGATTATATTGAACGCCCACCGAAGCCAAAGCGATAATAAATCTCGCATCTCCCTCACCCGCACGCAAATGTGGTATCTTCCCCCGAGAGGCACCCGCACCATGGTGTGGGACAGAGACACGTTCCGGCTGGCTTCCAGTTGGTAGCGGCTCGTGAGGCCGCGGGTTTTCTCCGTTATCTCTAGCTGCAAATTGATTTcattttatctgttttatatgtgatgtttgaattaaaaacgatgcatatttcattttgttttatcatgGAGAGTATTATAACAccaaaaattgataattaaatttaaaataaaatattgtaacacGCAACGACAGCGAGAACCGGATCTCTCGATGTCTATCATTCCCTTCGAACGTCCGTCGATCATTTTTGCGATTAATCAAACCCCAGTTCTGGGTACTCACCCGGTAGACGACGGGATGTCTGATGACGTCACAGGTAGCCCTCCACGAGATCTTCAAGTGGGATTTCTTCTCGTCATACGCAAACTTCAAGTCCTTGACTGGTGCCCTGAAACGTTTCGTTTACGTAAAAATTGGATATCGAAACGGCCGATGGATAAATGTGAATACTCCACTCGCCTGTCATCTTCCCCGGTGATGACGCCGACGACGGGCGCCAGGGGGCCTCCCCGAAGACCCGCCGTGAACATGTAGGTCTCGCAGGCGTTCAGGCCGTCGATCACGATGCCCGCGTTCTTCGTCATCAGCTTCGTGTCTGAAATGCGCGGGCGAATTATTCGAGAGTCCGTCGCTCGGGATCGCCCGTCGAAGCCTCGTGACGCACCGTTGGCCAATTTGCCGAAGGCGACCTTGAAGTTGGCGATGTCCGTGTAGTGGACTTCGTACTCCGGCTCCTCGGCCCCTTCCTCGGCCGGGGAGGGCGGACTCCAAGACAACCGCACCGACGTGCCCCTCTCCCGGAGCAGCGTCGCCGTCACGTTCAGAGTTTCGGGCGCCTTCCCTCCCGTGGTGACGGGGACGGTGAAGGGTCGGCCGACGACGTCGTCCTTGTAGGCCTTGATGTCCACGTACAGTTGGACGCCCGGGGGGAGGTCGGTCACTGGAAAAcgttcataatattttaatttggcgACTAGAGCCTTCGCTCGCGACGCATATGTATTCGAGGCGGAATCGACTCACGCGTGACGTTGTCGGCGTCGGTCTTGAGAGGCTCCGGGTCGGCGTAGTTGGAGGGCAGCCGCACGACGACGACGTAGCCCTCGACGCCCCGCAGCCGGTGCCACCGCAGCGACACCGCAGTGTCGTTGAGCCGGGCCAGGCTGACGTTGACGATCTCGTCCACGTCTCCGACGTCGTCGAACGCCAGGTACGCGATGTCCGTGGAGTTGGAGGAGAACGCCCGGTTGGAGGCCGTCACCTGTCGGGAAAGTGAACGGAGCCGGTGAACAGGCGTAGGGGATCACTCGCGAGCGCGCCCGAGCCGCGACTCACCCAGAACGAGTAATTGGTGTCCGGCTTGAAGTAGGCTTCGAGGGTGTAGGCGACCGTGGCGTTCCCGACTCCGGCCGGGACCACCTTCTCCATGGGGGGCAACGGGGGCACGAAGTACACCGTGTAGTGCGTGATTACGCCCCGCGGGGCCGCGGGCGGGTCCCACAGGAGGCTCACGCGGCTGCCGATCATCTGGCGGACGGTGAGGCGTCGGGGCGGGGACGGTTCTGAAAGCGGACACCCGAATGACGTGCGAGGCTCTGCGTAGGCCCGATCGAAGCGAGGAGAGCCAAATACCTCCTTCTCCGGTGCTCGTGTTCACGTATTTGTGTGAAGCGTAGATCTGGTTCGACTTGCTGTCCTGGATGTAGAACGTCACGTTGTAGTTGGTGTAGGGCTCCAAGTTCGTAAATCTGCGAGGAAAGCGGAGGATCAGAGCGGGCCCGAGAGACCGAACCGCGGTCGGCGGCGGCTCCGACTCACCGATACACGCTGTCGTTGATCCACGTCATGTTCTTCCAGACGCCGTCCGACACCTTGGCGATGGAGGGCAGGAAGTTGTACATCACCAGTTTCTGCTGGGCCATCCAACAGGAGATCAGAAAGCTCGTCGAGTTGATGGTCGACTGGTCCACGCCGATGCTCAGCGGCTGAAAGTCACGCGTCACGATCGATTTCGGCAGAGCGAGGCGGCGGTTCGCTTACGAGGGAAGCGGCATCTAAATTACCGGAGACGGATGCGAGTCGCCGCTGGAGCAGTTGCTCTCGTCGCTTCCGTCGTAGCAATCACTTCTTCCGTTGCACAGCATCGAGGGCCACAGGCACTTGGTGCcgtcgtcgtcgtcgtcgcACTCGATGAACTTGTCCGAGCAGTTTCCGGGACGCGGCAGACTCTGAAACGTCGCAATTTTAATACGAAGGCCGAGGAACCGCGAGACGCGATCCTCTCCGGACGTCCCCCTCACCCGAACGCAGAAGCTCTCGTCGCTCTCGTCGGCGCAGTCGAAGACTCCGTCGCACACCTTGGCGAGGGCGACGCAGCCGTTGCCGTCCTTGCAGGGCGTGCCGTCCCTGTCACATCGCGCGGGAGAGAGCGGGACGGACGAGTGCGCGCATCCGCGCTCGTCGGCTCCGTCCTCGCAGTCCACGGCCGAGTCGCACACCCACGCCAGAGGGATGCACACGCCTGGAGCGACAGTGGCACATCAATGTTTAGGCAAACGTTCGTCTTCGGAGCGTGACCCGTCGCGTTTGGAGTTACCCGGTGAGCAAGTGAACTGGTCCTTCCCGCACTTCTGCTTCTGCCGCGGGTGCTCCGGCGCAGGTTTGGCGGGCTCCACCGGGCCGCAGGCGGCTTCGTCGGAGTTGTCTCCGCAGTCGTCTATGGTGTCGCATTTCCACCTGCATCGAGGGCAGAGCCTTTAGCCTCTGAGCGAGAGAGGGCGACATCCGACCTCTCTCGCTCCAAAATACCCACCAATAAGGCAAACAGTTCCCGTTCTCGCATTTGAACATCCAGTCCAGGCAGGAGCCGTTCGTGTGGAAGTCGGGTTTGTCGTCGAGGCGAGGGATCAGCTTGGAGCGGCCGGTCGACGAGCAGTTCCTCTCGTCCGACGATTCGTGATCCCCACAGTCGTTTTCCCCGTCGCAGACCtgcgttttataaaaatctcaatttcattttaaagtgtgtgtattttttttatatttacaacagtgataaaaacatgtatttattgaaaaataaaacccattattaataaatttgtgtttgGTTTTGTTCGAAGTGAGATCGTTAAAAtcgtatttactaataatttttttccttgAGGAAATCGAATCCGTAAACCGCGATAAACTCGTAACTTGTTTGTCTTCGTCATATCAAAATAGgttgtttacatatatacatatgttatatttttgggtctaacaATATTATCGTAAAGCGCTAATTCCGGCCCTCACCCACGAGTTGTAGATGCACTTTCCGCTGGGGCATCGGAACATGTAAGGGGCGCAGGTGGAGTTGAGGCACTTGTCCATGGTTTCGTCTTCGCCGCCGGGGCAGTCCCTCTCCCCGTCGCACACCCAAGAGTTGGGAATGCAGAGGGCGTCGGAGGCGTTCCCGCAGGCGAACACTCGGGAGCTGCAGCTCAGACTGTCGGGGCGTTTCGGTGTTTGATGCTGGAATACGATTCGAAATTGATCTTTGAGGTTTATAATATTGGCTTTTAGGCAGTGAATTTGCCTCCCGCGCCGAGAGACAGACGTGTAGGGACGGTGCACTTACCGTACAATTTCGTTCGTCAGACCCGTCCCTGCAGTCGTTGTCTCCATCGCAGACCCATCTCTTCTCTATGCATTGCCCGTTTTGACACTGGAATTGAGTCTCGGTGCAATTCTGCTTACCGCaatctaaaaattatgttttgtcCCGAATTAATtatgcaattaaataataaaccagCCAGTCTTTCGAGCCCGCGTTTAACCAGCCGTTGCGTTACAAAGACGCGTTTGCGTAGCCGTTTAGACGAATCGACGTTACGAAGTCAATCCAACAAAATCCCGCGGGATTGGAAACACTAATGCAGAgcaaattgtatcaaatagaaACAGCTATAATGCAACGCACAAATAATACCACCGCGAGTGGGTCCCCGTTCGCGATAGTTCCCGAGGGGACTCGTCCCTTTCAGGAACTATTGGATCGAGCGTTGCGTGCCTTGGCGAGCCGAGACTAAAAGTTGGTTAAAGGCGTATTTCTTGGTTTGTTGGGGAAAGATGTCGTCTCTCTCGCGTACCTGCTACATATTAGCCATATTAATGAATCAGTATTCCGAACCAGCTTTTTATTgacgaataaatatttctagatCCATAGACGCCAAACGTACCCTTCTCGTCGCTCATGTCTGGGCAGTCGATGTCTCCGTCGCACCTCCATTGGGGCATGTAGCAGCTGGAGTCGGAACAGGCCACCATGGGAGGCTCGCACACGCAGCCCGCCTCGTCCGAGTTGTCTCCGCAGTCGTCGTTGCCGTCGCAGCGCCAGGTGCTCGTCATGCACATGCCGTTCTTGCAGGTGAATTCGTTCTAGAACAACGTTCGCTCTCGTTATTAACGCGATGGTTCGTGTTCGACGTCGAGTTTGAGCGTCGCCTGAAAGACTTACGGGCCCGCACGTTCCGTTCAATTTCGGACACGTCATGTTCGAAGCCGGCGCCAAGCCGTTGGGGCAGAGGCACTTCCCGTCGACCATCTTGAAGCCGTCGGGGCACAGACAGCTGAACTTGTTCCCCGGCGCCCCGAGACAGAGATAGTTGCAACTCGTGTTTTTGTAGGAGCACGCGTTGCTCCCGTGCTGCATGAAGTGCGAGAACACTTTCAGGTCCATCAGGCCGCTGAACGAGTCGTTGATCGTGATGACGTTCGCGCCGGTGTCTTTGTTCGCGATAAATATGGACTTGGCCTTCCAGTCGTCCCAGTACATTTTGTCTTTCAGCACCGCGACCGCGAACGGATGGAAAACTTTCTCGTCGTGCCACAGGATCCTTCTGAAGTACTTCCCTTCC encodes the following:
- the LOC110998314 gene encoding sortilin-related receptor isoform X2, with amino-acid sequence MFQSLGRLFSVIVVLYIFSGIVTCEYEPTLYVASDPLSSRKVTVINRINEGTEYDVNERIKRDATLSSPSSTKNISTWTTHLNDSHQQLMVHWVGEGSNVIICLARDSSPRNKGTISPSALYISYDYGKNFTNKTENFKLSDAPDSGYAQLDKFFNHPKYPEFCVFIDSTNMKLYTTNDNGHTIHRTDLSFHPNELAFDEEFPVRFVILDKTNSSRNLYLTVDGGKTFKLIQSFVKTFSWSSGPDFPKMFYLERWMPRNTSNVLKVNDPANMSQAERLFDFAKDFQIKGDFMFATRESASKKNIDLYISYQRGPFYKAEFQTELDLRKFHIADVTDKRIFVSVMHTENVANLYVSEISKNFTKYNFVLSLKQILCYFPEGNFKNSWLEDVTEDPFTDLYRVEGLKGIYIASKINSKSLVESIEPEHLVSLITYDHGVTWSPISPPVEDENGKPFNCHIENSCSLHLCQKFSQLYPVTSPPGNVINNDLRSASIMSSKSAPGIIMATGVMGKSLKGIPGVYLSRDAGLTWKRILKDYYFFNYGDHGGVLVAVKYFKSRGETRRILYSTNEGMEWNSYEFNEDELRIYGLMTEPGENTTTFTMFGSANEQHQWIIITIELMKAFDRNCTDGDYKFWSPSPPNSTVSCVLGKRDVFQRRLPHADCYNGVSYVRSVRRERCECGRRDYECDFGFINSNNVCIFNQSIPADKYDPYAVPPECEPGHFYKRTKGYRKIDGDVCMTPYYTPYEPDLIPCPLEEPPGFILVALREKIARIDLVDNSTVVPIKGQQNIVAIEFDMKNNCIYWADIEVDKISRQCFNNGEKQEIIVDTDLASIEGMALDWISNVLFFVDGSRKKIEAVRTDLSSQGRMRATILDSKVLSKPRGIAVHPKAGYLFWTDWDRKNPSVSRSNLDGSDVKKLFTNPVVQWPNGITIDQMSERIYWVDAMEDYIASADLEGKYFRRILWHDEKVFHPFAVAVLKDKMYWDDWKAKSIFIANKDTGANVITINDSFSGLMDLKVFSHFMQHGSNACSYKNTSCNYLCLGAPGNKFSCLCPDGFKMVDGKCLCPNGLAPASNMTCPKLNGTCGPNEFTCKNGMCMTSTWRCDGNDDCGDNSDEAGCVCEPPMVACSDSSCYMPQWRCDGDIDCPDMSDEKDCGKQNCTETQFQCQNGQCIEKRWVCDGDNDCRDGSDERNCTHQTPKRPDSLSCSSRVFACGNASDALCIPNSWVCDGERDCPGGEDETMDKCLNSTCAPYMFRCPSGKCIYNSWVCDGENDCGDHESSDERNCSSTGRSKLIPRLDDKPDFHTNGSCLDWMFKCENGNCLPYWWKCDTIDDCGDNSDEAACGPVEPAKPAPEHPRQKQKCGKDQFTCSPGVCIPLAWVCDSAVDCEDGADERGCAHSSVPLSPARCDRDGTPCKDGNGCVALAKVCDGVFDCADESDESFCVRSLPRPGNCSDKFIECDDDDDGTKCLWPSMLCNGRSDCYDGSDESNCSSGDSHPSPPLSIGVDQSTINSTSFLISCWMAQQKLVMYNFLPSIAKVSDGVWKNMTWINDSVYRFTNLEPYTNYNVTFYIQDSKSNQIYASHKYVNTSTGEGEPSPPRRLTVRQMIGSRVSLLWDPPAAPRGVITHYTVYFVPPLPPMEKVVPAGVGNATVAYTLEAYFKPDTNYSFWVTASNRAFSSNSTDIAYLAFDDVGDVDEIVNVSLARLNDTAVSLRWHRLRGVEGYVVVVRLPSNYADPEPLKTDADNVTLTDLPPGVQLYVDIKAYKDDVVGRPFTVPVTTGGKAPETLNVTATLLRERGTSVRLSWSPPSPAEEGAEEPEYEVHYTDIANFKVAFGKLANDTKLMTKNAGIVIDGLNACETYMFTAGLRGGPLAPVVGVITGEDDRAPVKDLKFAYDEKKSHLKISWRATCDVIRHPVVYRLEITEKTRGLTSRYQLEASRNVSLSHTMVRVPLGGRYHICVRTAAKGSRDSCAETRSGELAPPRRVLAWLSPNGHVMMSWDHPEHDDALKPKYQVVVSSKEIPEDLLRPTEDMLTAETEFSPFLVSVPVGTAGPLYAGVRTVVDGYYSDLSEVQTIEMLGAEAEGLSTASGAVWWGVAGACAAALALGGALLHVLLRNRRLNRSFLRLAATPRYDSRRGQATIDHEDDDVPPIHGFSDDEPLVIA